The following are encoded in a window of Trichocoleus sp. genomic DNA:
- a CDS encoding ABC transporter permease: MLKSNNKPVADVNRSTPPSDPKKVSRSSYRNRWMKNAAANVGWWVLSIGLFLGIWELMTFLGFVNTLILPPPHQFLAEIKNQQQFLTPQIGAERTGANFVALTAIVATLKRVLTGLFLGFTAALIFGCVASYFKIFGKLTLPVMTLLAPIAPVAWIPLAILAFGIGDSAAIFVVFVGIFFILTLGTINSINKVDQVYINTARVLGASRSQVMRHIIIPAIIPDLFVILRMNLFGAWMAVLAAEMVGVNTGLGAIVMVGRQMFNAKLMFLGMAMIGVVGYLLDAAFSQVQKRILWWKSNAQI; encoded by the coding sequence ATGCTGAAATCAAACAACAAACCTGTTGCTGATGTGAATCGCTCTACACCTCCATCTGATCCAAAAAAAGTATCTCGATCGTCTTATCGAAATCGCTGGATGAAGAATGCTGCTGCTAACGTTGGCTGGTGGGTACTGTCGATCGGTCTGTTTCTGGGTATCTGGGAACTGATGACATTTTTGGGCTTTGTGAATACCTTGATTTTGCCACCGCCTCATCAATTTTTGGCTGAAATCAAAAATCAGCAGCAATTTTTAACGCCTCAAATTGGCGCGGAGCGAACAGGGGCAAATTTTGTAGCGCTGACGGCGATCGTGGCAACCCTGAAGCGTGTTTTGACTGGGCTTTTCCTCGGTTTTACTGCTGCTCTCATTTTTGGCTGCGTTGCCTCCTACTTTAAGATCTTTGGCAAACTCACTTTACCTGTGATGACGCTGCTCGCGCCGATCGCGCCTGTTGCCTGGATTCCGCTGGCAATTCTGGCGTTTGGTATTGGGGATAGTGCTGCTATCTTTGTTGTCTTCGTCGGTATCTTTTTTATTCTGACGCTAGGCACAATCAATAGCATCAATAAAGTTGATCAGGTTTATATCAACACGGCTCGCGTATTAGGAGCAAGTCGAAGTCAGGTGATGCGGCACATTATCATTCCGGCTATCATTCCTGATTTGTTTGTTATTTTGCGAATGAACTTGTTTGGAGCGTGGATGGCAGTTCTGGCGGCAGAAATGGTTGGTGTCAACACAGGATTAGGGGCGATCGTCATGGTGGGGCGGCAGATGTTCAATGCCAAATTAATGTTTTTAGGAATGGCAATGATTGGGGTAGTTGGCTATCTGCTCGATGCGGCATTTTCTCAAGTGCAAAAGCGAATCTTGTGGTGGAAAAGCAATGCTCAGATTTAG
- a CDS encoding ABC transporter ATP-binding protein → MGEIVCRNVSKVWGIDTPDELLTLDDISFSVRSGEFVVVIGPSGCGKSTLLAMLAGLEMPTSGTILHNGMPITAPHPDRSLIFQQPSLLPWLSLIDNVAFGLTLKGLNKKERYLRAEQFLAEVGLRQFANKYPHQLSGGMQQRACIARALCLGADIILMDEPFAALDVQTRYNMQKFLLDIWEGSGKTVVFVTHHIDEAVYLADRVIILTARPGRILESVDIQMPRPRDVISPAFEQHRAMFVEHLRSEVTKAFAEQELAEMLDTRIK, encoded by the coding sequence ATGGGTGAAATTGTTTGTCGGAATGTGAGCAAGGTTTGGGGAATAGATACCCCTGATGAATTGTTGACGCTGGATGACATCAGTTTTTCAGTCCGATCGGGTGAGTTCGTTGTGGTTATTGGCCCAAGTGGCTGCGGCAAAAGTACGTTGTTGGCCATGTTAGCTGGGTTAGAGATGCCCACCTCAGGGACAATTTTGCATAATGGTATGCCTATCACAGCACCTCACCCCGATCGTTCCTTGATTTTTCAGCAACCCTCGCTGCTGCCCTGGCTATCGTTGATTGACAATGTGGCGTTTGGCTTAACACTGAAGGGGCTGAACAAGAAAGAGCGCTATCTTCGTGCCGAGCAGTTTTTGGCAGAGGTTGGACTGCGACAGTTTGCTAACAAATATCCCCATCAACTATCGGGAGGGATGCAGCAGCGTGCCTGTATTGCTCGTGCCCTTTGTTTGGGAGCAGACATTATTTTGATGGACGAGCCGTTTGCTGCGCTGGATGTCCAGACTCGCTACAATATGCAAAAATTCTTGCTGGATATTTGGGAAGGATCTGGCAAGACAGTGGTATTTGTCACCCATCACATCGATGAAGCCGTCTATCTTGCCGATCGCGTTATTATTCTCACGGCTCGTCCGGGTCGAATTTTAGAAAGCGTTGACATTCAAATGCCTCGTCCGCGTGATGTGATTAGTCCTGCTTTTGAGCAACATCGGGCAATGTTTGTAGAGCACCTGCGATCGGAGGTGACAAAAGCGTTTGCAGAGCAAGAACTTGCAGAAATGTTAGATACCCGAATTAAGTAA
- a CDS encoding ABC transporter substrate-binding protein: protein MFESMRNLSIGVGRAGRRHFLKLGLAAAVTPALLNACAKPETTASSTGSASPSRAIKFSHGSGLCNMPLFYSSEKKLFEKYGFSGSTALTPLNADIAAQLATGQVEMAVIPFTNAIAAYTQGASFRVVAGSGVQGLIVVAKPEIKSFQDLKGKKVGTFQADTLDIVMYDYLKKNGMSYSDVNMVYFGDSTEMLNAYLAGQVDSISSIEPYATKAKTSTNGNILGDGKDIYGAGYPDCVIAARNELIEKEPELVKNVIRTFFEAQYQIENDFKGAAETTIGKYYKTDLDSLLQAAEAQPPGVDIRDKRDFIYSRAESMLALNYINKKPDDNFVDFSLLEQVIKESPDLLQRVKVKAQST, encoded by the coding sequence ATGTTTGAATCCATGCGAAATTTATCGATCGGCGTGGGTCGCGCAGGTCGGCGGCATTTCTTGAAATTAGGGCTTGCTGCAGCCGTAACGCCCGCTCTTCTCAATGCCTGTGCGAAGCCCGAAACCACTGCAAGCAGTACAGGTTCTGCCAGCCCTAGTCGCGCTATCAAGTTCTCCCACGGCAGCGGTTTGTGTAATATGCCGCTATTCTACTCCTCTGAAAAGAAGCTGTTTGAGAAATATGGTTTTAGTGGCTCAACTGCCCTCACTCCGCTCAACGCTGACATTGCAGCACAGTTGGCAACAGGTCAGGTTGAAATGGCGGTCATTCCCTTTACCAATGCGATCGCTGCTTACACACAAGGAGCATCATTTCGAGTTGTGGCAGGGAGTGGAGTACAGGGTTTGATTGTGGTGGCAAAACCAGAAATTAAGAGCTTTCAGGATTTGAAAGGCAAGAAAGTTGGAACATTTCAGGCAGATACGCTGGATATCGTGATGTATGACTATCTGAAGAAAAACGGCATGTCCTACAGCGATGTCAACATGGTTTACTTTGGCGACTCCACCGAGATGCTGAATGCTTATTTAGCAGGGCAAGTAGATTCAATCAGCAGCATCGAACCTTACGCAACCAAGGCAAAAACTTCTACAAACGGCAATATTCTCGGTGATGGTAAAGACATCTATGGTGCTGGCTATCCTGACTGCGTGATTGCGGCTCGCAATGAGTTGATTGAGAAGGAACCAGAGCTTGTGAAAAACGTTATTCGCACCTTCTTTGAGGCGCAATATCAAATTGAGAATGACTTTAAAGGAGCAGCCGAAACGACGATCGGCAAATACTACAAAACTGACTTAGATAGCCTGCTGCAAGCTGCCGAAGCCCAGCCTCCCGGCGTTGATATTCGTGATAAGCGTGATTTTATCTATTCCCGCGCTGAAAGTATGCTGGCACTCAATTACATTAACAAAAAACCAGACGATAACTTTGTTGACTTCTCTCTGCTAGAACAGGTGATCAAAGAAAGCCCTGATCTCTTGCAGCGTGTCAAAGTGAAAGCACAATCTACTTAA
- a CDS encoding glutaminase — translation MPGFQKGITTLTDRQIQSWAASAKQQVHQGQVNGRIPQLAQSDPAWFAVQIENQQGCQFYLGDLDRTFPLMSVIKPFLLLFLLEYYSHDRVFEWVGREPSTAPFNSLAQLEADQGFPRNPMLNSGAIVLSEKLPGETSRDRCDALQTWLNRQAGCHLERDKLMLASVRSAGREPNQALAHSLQQAEHLTDPDITLDTYEQICCLAGRVADLAQLGRLMAFAYRSIAQHHQETVNQIMQQCGLYEASADYAAQIGMPIKSGISGALLTILPGQGVIACYSPALDPTGNSIAGLRFVELLCLSLGSDRRN, via the coding sequence ATGCCTGGTTTCCAAAAAGGGATAACAACATTAACCGATCGCCAAATTCAGTCTTGGGCAGCAAGCGCTAAACAGCAAGTCCATCAAGGACAAGTGAACGGTCGCATTCCCCAACTTGCCCAGAGTGATCCGGCTTGGTTTGCGGTGCAAATTGAGAATCAGCAAGGTTGCCAATTCTACCTCGGTGATCTCGATCGCACTTTTCCTTTGATGAGCGTGATCAAGCCGTTTTTGCTGCTGTTTCTCTTGGAGTACTACAGCCACGATCGAGTATTTGAATGGGTCGGCAGGGAACCGTCAACGGCTCCGTTTAATTCATTGGCACAGCTTGAAGCAGACCAGGGATTTCCGCGTAACCCGATGCTTAATAGTGGGGCGATTGTTCTGTCTGAAAAGCTTCCAGGTGAGACGAGCCGCGATCGGTGTGATGCCTTACAGACATGGTTGAATAGACAGGCAGGCTGCCATCTGGAGCGAGATAAATTGATGTTGGCTTCTGTACGATCGGCGGGTCGAGAACCAAATCAGGCATTGGCTCACTCTCTTCAGCAAGCTGAACACTTAACTGACCCTGACATCACCTTGGACACCTACGAACAAATTTGCTGTCTTGCTGGACGAGTGGCGGATTTAGCTCAGTTAGGACGGTTGATGGCATTTGCTTATCGTTCGATCGCCCAGCATCACCAGGAAACCGTGAATCAAATCATGCAGCAATGTGGACTGTATGAAGCTTCAGCAGACTACGCAGCCCAAATCGGCATGCCAATAAAATCAGGCATTAGTGGCGCTTTATTGACCATTCTGCCAGGACAGGGAGTAATTGCCTGCTACAGCCCTGCCCTTGACCCAACGGGTAACTCGATCGCCGGATTGAGGTTTGTGGAACTGCTTTGCTTAAGCTTGGGCAGTGACAGGCGTAATTAA
- a CDS encoding amidase, giving the protein MNQLYQLSATQLAQLIRQQKISAVDAVTACFEQIHQQNPTLNAFITLCPEQAKQAAIAADNTIQQGRPLGLLHGVPIAIKDLTATAGIRTTYGSLMYQNYIPTQDELCVARLKAAGAIIIGKTSVPEFGFGTGTSNPISGTTLNPYDTTRTSGDSSGGSAVAVATGMCHLAHGSDMGGSVRTPASFCGIVGLRPAIGRIPRVPKLLPWESLITDGVLARSVEDAALMLAAMAGYDSRDPLAIDQPHWALPTWISQGWEQVRIGYSADLGIGVIDAEVEAIFEQTMETIARRCPLMKRAHPNCTEAQHTFETLRAAFIEHTYGQLFEKQPEQMNETLRWEIEQGIGLSAAAYLQAEAQRGRIYRRFMQFFEQYDFLATVSASVPPFPVTQSVVLKINGTPLQSIIDYLKVTYTISLTGLPALSIPCGWTASGLPIGLQLVGKPHAEAELLQFAYFLQEQFDFRHRWR; this is encoded by the coding sequence ATGAATCAGCTTTATCAGCTTTCAGCAACTCAACTCGCACAACTGATCCGTCAGCAAAAAATTAGTGCGGTTGACGCAGTTACAGCTTGTTTTGAGCAAATTCACCAGCAAAATCCGACGCTCAATGCCTTTATCACGCTCTGCCCAGAACAGGCAAAACAAGCCGCGATCGCCGCAGACAACACTATTCAACAAGGGCGACCTCTGGGCTTACTGCATGGTGTCCCGATCGCCATTAAAGATCTGACAGCAACGGCTGGAATCCGCACAACTTACGGTTCCCTGATGTACCAAAACTATATCCCGACTCAGGATGAACTGTGCGTTGCTCGCTTAAAAGCTGCCGGAGCGATCATCATTGGCAAAACTAGCGTTCCAGAGTTTGGCTTTGGTACAGGCACATCTAACCCAATTAGCGGAACGACGCTCAATCCTTACGACACCACTCGCACCTCAGGTGACTCTAGTGGCGGGTCAGCCGTTGCTGTGGCTACCGGAATGTGTCATCTGGCACATGGCAGCGATATGGGCGGCTCGGTTCGCACACCTGCAAGCTTTTGTGGCATTGTTGGGCTACGTCCGGCGATCGGTCGAATTCCCCGCGTTCCCAAATTGCTGCCTTGGGAATCGTTGATTACCGATGGAGTCCTGGCCCGATCGGTCGAAGATGCGGCGCTGATGTTGGCAGCAATGGCAGGCTATGATTCGCGCGACCCGTTGGCGATCGATCAGCCACATTGGGCTTTACCCACCTGGATTTCACAGGGCTGGGAGCAGGTCAGGATCGGCTACAGCGCAGATTTGGGCATTGGAGTAATTGATGCTGAAGTAGAGGCGATTTTTGAGCAGACGATGGAGACGATCGCTCGACGCTGCCCTTTGATGAAACGGGCTCATCCAAACTGTACCGAGGCACAGCACACATTTGAGACGCTTAGAGCCGCTTTCATTGAACATACCTATGGGCAACTGTTCGAGAAGCAGCCGGAACAGATGAATGAAACGCTGCGCTGGGAAATTGAACAGGGCATTGGGTTGAGCGCCGCTGCATATCTCCAGGCGGAAGCACAACGAGGAAGAATCTACCGTCGATTTATGCAGTTTTTCGAGCAATATGATTTTTTGGCAACGGTGAGTGCCAGTGTGCCCCCTTTTCCAGTCACGCAGTCTGTCGTTCTCAAAATTAATGGAACACCGCTACAAAGCATCATTGACTATCTCAAAGTCACCTATACGATTTCTCTAACGGGTTTGCCCGCTCTCTCAATCCCTTGTGGTTGGACGGCTTCAGGGCTGCCGATCGGGTTACAGCTTGTTGGCAAACCTCACGCAGAAGCAGAACTATTACAGTTTGCCTATTTCCTACAGGAGCAGTTTGATTTTCGGCATCGCTGGCGCTGA
- a CDS encoding VOC family protein: MSLRPFHLAFPVTDLTTTRHFYETILGCSVGRTSDTWIDFNFFGHQLTAHLCPNPVQQPSTNPVDGKAVPMRHWGVILEMGQWQTLSEKLQQQGITFVIEPYIRFKGEVGEQATMFFLDPSGNALEFKAFAQDTAIFAH; this comes from the coding sequence ATGTCCCTCCGCCCCTTCCATCTCGCCTTCCCCGTCACCGATCTCACCACCACTCGTCACTTCTACGAAACCATTCTTGGCTGCTCAGTTGGCAGAACTTCAGACACCTGGATCGACTTTAACTTTTTTGGGCATCAACTCACAGCGCACTTGTGCCCCAACCCGGTTCAGCAACCCTCCACAAATCCAGTTGATGGCAAAGCAGTGCCGATGCGACATTGGGGCGTTATTTTGGAAATGGGACAATGGCAAACACTCTCTGAAAAGCTGCAACAGCAGGGCATTACGTTTGTGATTGAACCCTATATTCGGTTTAAGGGCGAAGTGGGGGAGCAGGCAACCATGTTTTTTCTTGATCCGAGCGGCAATGCGCTAGAGTTCAAGGCGTTTGCTCAGGATACCGCTATTTTTGCTCACTAG
- the nudC gene encoding NAD(+) diphosphatase: MGRTFIPGIEPPLDQTQPAWWFAFANSQMLVQTKAATATVPFVSSLAEIGCSPIRTQFLGTLDGFPCYSAELDSETIAPAGMSFEGLRNLYGRLDEDLFGLAGRAIQMVDWDRTHQYCGHCATPMTQLPTERAKRCPACGLVNYPRLSPAVIVLISRGEEILLARAPRFPEGMYSILAGFVEAGESLEETIVREVREEVGVEICNIQYFGSQPWPFPNSLMIGFTAHYAGGEIVIEPQELVEARWFHKQDLPMIPPRLSIARKLIDWFVAQPSDPPPSTVLE; encoded by the coding sequence ATGGGTCGAACGTTTATTCCTGGCATTGAACCTCCACTCGATCAAACACAGCCTGCCTGGTGGTTCGCTTTTGCCAATAGCCAAATGCTAGTCCAGACTAAAGCTGCTACTGCTACTGTGCCTTTTGTCTCAAGCCTGGCAGAAATTGGCTGTTCTCCGATTCGGACTCAGTTTTTAGGAACGCTGGACGGATTTCCCTGCTATTCGGCAGAACTCGACTCAGAGACGATCGCACCTGCAGGGATGAGCTTTGAGGGGCTACGTAACTTGTACGGGAGGCTGGACGAGGATCTGTTTGGGCTGGCGGGTCGAGCCATCCAGATGGTGGATTGGGATCGGACGCATCAATATTGTGGGCACTGTGCAACGCCAATGACTCAGCTTCCCACCGAACGAGCAAAGCGCTGTCCTGCTTGTGGGCTGGTCAACTATCCCCGACTGTCACCTGCGGTCATTGTGCTAATTTCGCGCGGAGAAGAAATCTTGCTGGCGCGTGCGCCCCGATTTCCGGAAGGTATGTACAGCATCCTGGCAGGGTTTGTTGAGGCAGGTGAATCATTGGAAGAGACGATCGTGCGGGAAGTGCGGGAAGAAGTCGGTGTTGAGATTTGTAACATCCAGTATTTCGGCTCGCAGCCCTGGCCTTTTCCCAACTCGCTGATGATTGGCTTTACGGCTCACTATGCAGGCGGCGAAATTGTCATTGAACCTCAAGAACTAGTCGAGGCTCGCTGGTTTCACAAACAAGATCTGCCAATGATTCCACCCAGGCTCAGCATTGCCCGCAAACTTATTGATTGGTTCGTTGCCCAACCCTCAGACCCGCCGCCATCAACAGTGCTAGAGTAA
- a CDS encoding TIGR03943 family protein, whose amino-acid sequence MLKPLQFFQTLTQRITNSVSEDAPAIDIWEYAEPAGEEPDPLKRNVLQWRRIISSVRDPLETFPDQPVDVIGFVHRMPFDSPEQFTIARQIIRCCLADTVPLGLSVYSPKASQYETNSWLRIQGRFSIESIKGNPALVVTPTKIKLIRTPKKLYINGVF is encoded by the coding sequence ATGCTAAAGCCTTTGCAGTTTTTTCAAACCTTGACTCAACGCATCACAAACTCAGTTTCAGAAGATGCTCCAGCGATCGATATTTGGGAATATGCGGAGCCTGCTGGAGAAGAACCTGATCCACTTAAACGAAACGTGTTGCAGTGGCGGCGAATCATTTCTTCAGTCCGTGATCCACTTGAAACATTTCCGGATCAACCTGTTGATGTTATTGGGTTTGTGCATCGAATGCCGTTTGATTCTCCAGAACAATTCACGATCGCTCGTCAAATCATTCGCTGTTGTTTAGCCGATACTGTTCCGTTAGGGTTATCCGTCTATAGCCCCAAAGCTTCTCAATATGAGACAAATTCCTGGTTGCGAATTCAAGGACGATTCAGCATTGAGTCTATTAAAGGCAATCCAGCCTTAGTCGTCACACCCACAAAAATTAAGTTGATTCGGACGCCCAAGAAGCTCTATATCAACGGCGTGTTTTGA